The stretch of DNA TTATTTCCCACGCCATAAAACGTCGACAACTGCATGTTGAAACACTAAAATGTTAGAGATGGTAccgttgtaattgtaaacgatTATTATATAACATGTGAGGATAAATGTGTAAGACGTGTATATGTGTAAAATTCCCCTACCCACATCCCCTCTTCCCTGGTTTGTATATGGGCCAATAGCCATAGgtacaataaaccatccaaaagtcaaagtctctctctctctctctctctctctctctctctctctctctctctctctctctctctctctctctctctctctctctctctttctctgtttctcaatCTCTCTTTTTAACGATTTTCTCCAAGTCAGCTAGTAACCAAAGACGACAGCAATataaatatatgaaacataaatacataaaggatggataaatagatagataaacAGATAGATACATAAATACTTGAAccaacttttcttttttttaattaagaaataagaaaaaaagTGATGTACCACTAAAGTAACCGTGAACACACACCATTTATACGGGTTTtcgcgtgtgtttgttttctttttttgtttaactattttgtttgtttcagtgtttgtctgtgtgtaataAATTAAGAATAATTAATTATGACATTTTTATAACGGTAAGCCGATCAGATCGAATATATGCTATAACAGACAGCTTAATTACTAATAACCTATTTCAATGACTCACTGATAAACTAAATAATTGCGTGCCGCACAATAGTTTTGTCCTTGAGCATAAGAGGGGGGAAGAAACTGCTggagaagaatttttttttatttgtttaaagaAACTGTTATAATGAATTCAGTATCTGCATGCTACATTTAGTTATAGTGACCTACTTCGGCACTTGGCAGCAGTGGACATTTGGACAACTGAAAAAAGCTACTATACATATATCAGGGACCTATGGTCTATGCATAAACATATATTTatgactagaggaatacccggcttcgccggggtgaatcgcgagacagagacagccagcgtggcggttcaccacaatcacctttgaaggcgatgTCCcgctgtcaaacgggattgagaattttagagcttatttctaagccctatattatctgttatggcttctcaaatgccagaacatacagacagatgatgataaaatcgtttatttaacgtcactctgtaaaaacattggcgacatttgtcttagattaagaacacacacaggcacgcacacaaactttccctttacagacagacaaaagtcgccagaccccatcacaaacagaactctacaatccacaggtgttgcctccacacacacacacacatagacacagacacagaagccgtatatatctatctatatctataaatatatagagatagatgacagtggatttttcgcgtggctataaattgattcgaccttttcacttttacagtaaggacaacttacgggtacatgcaaggaaagcccacaacttctaaggcgaacaactctgcagagtctgctgtgaagggcgacggtagtctccctgtcacactcgaccccctttgaatgaacttaggtcactcccaggtggaatgggaacagcacgaaaatgattcagtggcctgaacatttcatgtcgagtcccatcgctgtcgacgacgccaaatgtaaccgagtgcctaaacaccacaatcacctttgaaggcgaagtccactcaaacgggattgagattaactgttatggcttctcgaaggaaggcctgaacatactgacacaccaatgccgctagaccacatcacaaacagaactctacaatccacaggtgttgcccacacacacacacaaacacacacacacacagaagccgtatatatgtatttctatatctataaatatatagagatagatgacagtgtatttttcgcgtggctataaattgattcgacctttttacttttacagtaagaacaacttacgggtgcaatcgtgacattctaaaaatagtaacgtagtaacgggaatatggattgacgccacacggaggaagggagataatcgcggctgaaaacactggagaagataaggaagagttactggtagtggatcccgacaacaaaaaaacaaaaacaaaaaaaatcggttcagcgcgcacagcgctgcgcgctgagagcacgtgttgaaatatctcatcgatgaggttgtgtccggggtgtagctgaatacggtgtccaaatttgaaaaagatccaccgagaactttggccgtgcattgcgaacagacagacagacagacagacagacagacactagtcgtatatatatatagatgtcaaTCGCGATATTTTCATTCCAAAATCATGCAATTCAGAAAATTGAGATCATTTCTGCAACAAAGTTGTTGAGTGATTGGCGCTGCCAATACCAAGCCTAGAAAAAAATCTTCAACAAAGAATGAACCGCGCACACTGGCGAGGGAGATGATCCACCATTTTTCAACCCAGGCCTGGGATCCCCAATACAAACCTCCTGGCCTTGCAATATCTAGTCTTTGTTGATAAGTCAGATACATCAAATACACAGTTCTGCATCGTAGAAATGACTCTCTTGCGTTATAATTCCTTGCTTGAAGCTAGAAATTCAAAGCGAAAATTAGTATCACTGATTCTCGATCGTTTGTCCGGTTGTGAAAATCGACCGCCATTTCTCCGGCCTTTTcgggttttttcttttctccaaACCCGCTCTCTTCTTTGCACTGGAAATGATTACAAATGATCGCTTCGTGCAAGGTTTAGGTAACAAATTGTGTTGTACTTGCACATGAGGGGTTAAGGCTTCATGATCTGTTTTGAAACAAAAAGCACTGACATAGAACACAGGAATGTGTGACCGTCATTTTACATTACCACTGAACCggtaaaaaacaacaataacccCAGGCTGCTTTTCGCGTTCAGATTTCGTGATCTTGCAAATATTATTGCACAAACAGGTAGTTGCTGAATTTATAATTATGTTTTGTTCTGTGATGCAAATAAAAGTCTATCTGATTCTCGTTGTATCGGCAATTTAATACCCAACTTGAAACACACGCCATTGTGGATGCGCCTAGGGGAGGAAAACTGTGCAAATTAAGTCGGCTAATTCAGGATTTAAATCATCAGAATGGAGATTAAAATCATAAATTTCACACAGAAGAAGTTACTAAGATTATTCTGTTAAGATAATTATATCCGAGGTGAAAATAAATAGTAAAGGGAAAGAAGGAACACAAACCCTGTAAAACACCAAATGGTAGTACGAAAATTATATgagactagatgaatacccgcttcgccgggtacggcttcgccgggaagaagtcgagccgaatacccggctgctttgccggcgcaccgcacgaaggaagggagataaacccgcaaaacactggatcatggagaagataaggaagagtaatacccggcttcgccgggacagtgaccttctaaaaatagtataacgggaatatggattgagcgttgtcgacagtgaccttctaaaaatagaaacgggaatatggattgacgccacacgaaggaagggagataaacgcaaaacactggagaagataaggaagagttagtgggaatggatctgggaagatgaacagaaaaaccaaaatcggttcagcgctgcgcgctgagagcacgtgttgaaatatctcatcgaccaggttgtgtccggggtgtacctgaatatggccaccaaatttgaaacagatccatcgagaaccttgggcgtgcatcgcgaacacacagacacacacacacacacacacacacacacacacacacacacacacagacacaagtcgtatatatatatatatagaaggcGTATGAAGGCTCAGTTTAGCAGTTATTAACAACATTTTGGCcctttaaattaaaaaatactTGAGTTTTGGCCGGGTTTTTTTGTAGTGAGTGGGAACGAGGATTTTTAAATATTTCTCCTTTATCAGACCGAGTCTGCTCTTCTATTTGGTATCAAAAGAAAGCTTATCAACCGTTGATTCTAGAAATATacaatgtttacatgttttgaTGCACCTGTAATTAGCGCAAACTAAAAATCAAATGACAACTAACACAAAATCGGTTGAACGAGGGCTCGCGAGGGCCGAATCGCATGCAGCGGCGTGACGCTTTCAGAGCTGTCCGCGCGCAGGCTATAAATACCGCGAAAAATCTCCGGCTTGCAAGCAAAGAGTGCCGATCGCTACTTCAGTCTCTTAGTTCTCGCCGCTCGTACCGCTACTAACTTCTATCATCAGTGTCTGACGCCATACAAGTCGCCGCCCCTACGGCCAAGAGCCCCAAGAAGGCCTCCAAGCTTAGGAAGCCCACCAAGCCCGCGGACCACCCCAAGTACAACGCTATGATCGCCTCCGCCGTAGCCGCCCTGAAGGAGCGTAGCGGTTCCTCTCGCCAGGCCATCCTTAAGTACACCATGGCCAACTACAAGGTCGGAAACGAGGTGACCAAGATCAACGCCCGAGTCAAGACCGGCCTGAAGGCTGGCATCAAGGCTGGCACCCTCAAGCAGGTCAAGGGAACCGGAGCTTCTGGGTCCTTCCGTCTCGGAGAGAAGAAAGTCGCCGCCGCCAAGCCCAAGAAGGCAAAGAAGCCCAAGGCTGCTGCAAAGAAGCCCGCCGCCAAGAAGGCTGCCAAGCCCAAGAAGGCCAAGTCTCCTGCCAAGAAGGCTGCTAAACCCAAGACGGCCAAGTCCCCAGCCAAGAAAGCCGCCAAGCCCAAGAAGGCTGCCAAGTCTCCCGCCAAGAAGGACGCCAAGCCGAAGAAGGTTAAGACCCCCAAGAAGGCCGCTGCCAAGAAGCCCGCAAAGAAGTAAACGGGTTTCCAGCTGCTTCGTCGATattatttttcttctctttttttttttaaaccccgGCCCTTTTCCGAGGGCCACCCTCATtttcaaaaaaggaaaagatatGTCGTTGCCACGAGTTGAtatcactttaaaaaaaaatttcatgcAAAGTTTAGTTATGCTGCCATTTTGTATGGTTTATTTGGGAATGCACATATGTGCATTTGTCTTGTGTTCAAGCCCGTACATACTTGTCTGTGATCTGTACAACAACCGAGGTGCCTTGTCTGGCAAACCCTGGCTTCACGCTAAATTGTCTGTGTATCGGACAGTCTTTGTCCCTGTCTCAGACCCACTGCcaatgtgtgtgtctatgtccatGACTGCGGCCCACTGTGTGTTAGTCTtcggccgtgtgtgtgtgtgagagagagaaatagagagagagagagagagagagagagagagagagagagagagagagagagagagaggtttaaGGTACTAAGGAGCCATTTTGGGAAAATTTTCTGGCGACTAGGGCCTTTAAAAGTTCAGGTGACATTCGTTGTGCTGTAAATTAGACACACCTGCAGTAACTAGCTCGAGAGGGGTTCGTAACTGCGAATTATTTAAATGAAGTTTATTCGGGGAACTGTTGTCTTACCACACTCTACTGTGTCAAATAGTCCAACCTCGGTTCGTCGCCACACGCCATTTCATTCAGTGCTgccggggcggggacgtagctgagttagtagcgcgctggctttgtagccagttggtcgctatcagcgtgggttcgatccccacgttcggcgagaaatttatttctcggagttaACTTTATGCAGACTCTcgtcggtgtccgaactcccccgtATGCATACTTGCGCACGAAAAATATCCCAAGTTCACATGTACaacgaaagtctcagggcttggaaaacacaaaaacacgcatGCATcctctctcgtctctgattatcatgatcgtatttcaatACTtcgacgagacaaacccaatgctggtgtgtcgaagaagacagccacagcgagCTTGTTTGAGTCAAAGTATCataccatatcttcagcgtattactaATACCTGGTCTAAGAGGACCTTAAACCCTTATAGTCAGTCAGTGCTGCTGGGTGCGCATTCGCCTAGACAGATGAAAACTGTCAGATTGAGGACGTCAAATGGTGTATTCTAGCGAGCGCACACTCTTTCCATGCTGCACGGAGCTAATGAAGCACACTACACAGTGTAAACAAACACTGTCAAATACGCTGTCTCGAAAGACCCCCCAACACAGTATTTTGATTTGAAtaattcaaacattcaaactcTAATTCTAAGGCATTCTTCGTGTGTGACATGAGAAGTAATGATATTGATATTAATTATAGTAATGTCAGCTCATATAACGAAAAACACAGGGATcggtgctctccgcgctttacatatgaacaatgaataaaaacaaactAATTACAATATTAAAAACATGTATATAAGCCTACATTCTAGCAAAATAATAGAACAATAAgcttacaacaacacaacatcCGCTTTGCTACAATGACATCCAGATACACAAACGCACATATAAATACCCCCAAACACTGTCATTTCTGGATAGAAATTTCGGCTGATACCGATTTTTAGGAACAATTCACTTGAGGTGTATGCATTTATTTCACAAGTTTAAACACTTTTGACGCCtttaaattgtgtttgtttgtttagcttTCAAGCTGAAAAAGATCTTATTCCGTTCTATCAATAAAGACAATAGTATTTTTGATCCCACACATTCATCACCCTTGGGATAAAGTCACCATGGTGTTCTGTCCTACAAAATATCTTATTGCAAGATGTATTCTCTGAAGAacgagaacaaaaacaaatattcaacagtttttgttgaacaaaTATTATCATGACGGTTTTTCCCGTCCTTGACAAGTGCGTCACACGCGATACAACATATCGATCACCAACTCATGTCCATAAAAGGAAATTCCCCTGTTAGCTGGTACAACCTTCGCTGAACAGCTATATGTGCGTCTAGTTATCAGCTTGCAGAAGATAACAAACAAGAATTTAGGTCCGTCTTCTAGCTCATCCCTTTTTGTGTGATAACATTTCAGTCAACACGAGTTTCTTTCAGTCACTGTCTCCATTGTATTCTATCGTTCAACGTTTTCAAAAACTCGTCTTGGAGTCGCGCCCTggttacatttggtcaagttttaactcttagtaaatgttttaacatagaaggggaatcgagatgagggtagctttgtatgtatgtatgtatgtatgtatgtatgtatgtatgtatgtatgtatgtatgtatgtatgtatgtatgtatgtatgtatgtatgtatgtgtgtcggttggcctagtggtaaggcgtccgccccgtgatcgggaggtcgtgggttcgaaccccggccgggtcatacctaagactttaaaattggcaatctagtggttgctccgcctggcgtctggcattatggggttagtgctaggactggttggtccggtgtcagaataatgtgactgggtgagacatgaagcctgtgttgcgacttctgtcttgtgtgtggcgcacgttataattatgtcaaagcagcaccgccctgatatggcccttcgtggtcggctgggcgttaaacaaacaaacaaacaaacaatgtatgtgtgtgtgtgtgtgtgtgtgtgtgtgtgtgtgtgtgtgtgtgtgtgtgtgtgtgtgtgtgtgtgtgtgtgtgtgtgtaaagtgatttcgaaaaactactggaccgatcttcattaaACTTCACATAAGAGTTCCTAAGTATGAATTTTTTCTCCCATtttgatagatgtctttgaggacgtcatatccggctttttgtgaaagttgaggcagcactgtcacgctctcatttttcaaccaaattgtttgaaattttagtcaagcaatctttgacgacgtccggactatggtattgcattgcAGGACGGAAGataaaaaattaatgaatgagtttgctcattaaagttgtcattaaaatcgaattttcacaaacagatttaaaattgattgcattgtaatTTTCATCGAATTCTGAATCTATAAAtataatacatatgtcatgtttactctaaaaatgtcatCAGAATTAACGAAAAAAGGTTAATCAGGTACTACGATTTAAATtttagaaatcgatccaaaaatgatttaatcttattctttattattttctaatttcaaaaacaaatataataGGTTTGAATctcaagctcagaaagttaaaaagaatacagaaaagcgcactttccggcttagcgcaatacgctactGTGCTGTACTGGTTTGTCAATTTCAcctcgttttgcacgtgaaaagtgagcgattttcttgcagcggggattgacgaagctgtatgtTCTTGGTGAACAAATGCAGAGAGTTCGAcacattgactaaatgttttaattttgccttacgcgacttgtttttctttccgtgtgtgtgtgtgtgtgtgtgtgtggattgggCAACATCAA from Littorina saxatilis isolate snail1 linkage group LG13, US_GU_Lsax_2.0, whole genome shotgun sequence encodes:
- the LOC138946034 gene encoding histone 24-like; its protein translation is MIASAVAALKERSGSSRQAILKYTMANYKVGNEVTKINARVKTGLKAGIKAGTLKQVKGTGASGSFRLGEKKVAAAKPKKAKKPKAAAKKPAAKKAAKPKKAKSPAKKAAKPKTAKSPAKKAAKPKKAAKSPAKKDAKPKKVKTPKKAAAKKPAKK